The following are encoded together in the Parabacteroides chongii genome:
- a CDS encoding helix-turn-helix transcriptional regulator: MIHLHQTYEILTGGFYTGNCSWNKKRTEIDNCFKIYQLTEGEVYICNEEQEFILEKDRIYFINGSKFSHQYCRQSFSTHWLHFIPKDLVVYQGLLSLPLIVDLSDEKNGQFHRMFDTERLQSLNFTSYQEYTLELLKAQTFIQSSVIALLEKYPLENNKHIPDTQRVQPAIQYINDHFTEPIRLEQLANLCCMSPNYFHKIFTQTLNSTPANYITLLRMNTALQQLINNKCTIKEIAYELGFTDDAYFSRVFKKYYGITPGDYKQKRKEILF, translated from the coding sequence ATGATCCACTTGCACCAGACATACGAGATTCTCACCGGAGGTTTTTATACAGGAAACTGTTCCTGGAATAAAAAGCGGACTGAAATAGATAACTGTTTTAAAATATACCAGTTAACAGAAGGTGAAGTATATATCTGCAATGAGGAACAGGAATTTATACTGGAAAAAGACAGAATATACTTTATTAATGGGAGTAAATTTTCCCATCAATACTGCAGACAGTCATTTTCGACTCATTGGTTGCATTTTATTCCTAAAGACCTGGTTGTCTATCAAGGATTGTTATCTTTACCCCTCATTGTCGACCTGTCCGATGAGAAAAACGGACAGTTTCATCGTATGTTCGATACAGAACGATTGCAGTCACTCAATTTCACGTCCTATCAAGAATATACGCTGGAATTGCTGAAAGCACAGACATTCATACAATCAAGCGTTATTGCGCTATTAGAAAAATATCCATTAGAAAATAACAAGCATATTCCGGATACACAACGTGTACAACCGGCTATCCAATACATAAACGACCATTTTACAGAGCCGATCCGGTTAGAACAACTGGCAAACCTTTGCTGTATGTCCCCCAATTACTTTCATAAGATATTTACTCAGACATTAAATTCCACTCCGGCTAATTATATCACTCTATTGCGGATGAACACCGCCTTGCAGCAACTTATCAATAATAAATGTACAATAAAAGAAATCGCCTATGAACTAGGATTCACAGACGATGCCTATTTTTCCAGAGTGTTCAAAAAGTACTACGGTATTACTCCAGGAGACTACAAACAAAAGAGAAAAGAGATTTTATTTTAA
- a CDS encoding 5' nucleotidase, NT5C type, whose protein sequence is MKSQVLVDMDGVLADVYGQFIKMEYRDSGIRLNWEDLCGKSEEEAFPSFNRHVREVGFFRTAPVMADSVEGLKLLNDKYNVLIVSSATEFPDSLIEKQQWLNEHFPFITWQQMIFCGRKDSIKGDIMIDDHLKNLRTFGGKKVLFTQPHNMSVKDKMYQRVTGWKDIMEIL, encoded by the coding sequence ATGAAGTCGCAGGTATTAGTAGACATGGATGGAGTTCTGGCGGATGTATATGGCCAGTTTATCAAAATGGAATATAGAGATTCCGGTATCCGGTTAAACTGGGAAGATTTGTGTGGAAAATCAGAAGAAGAGGCTTTCCCTTCCTTTAACAGACATGTGAGGGAAGTAGGCTTTTTCAGGACTGCTCCTGTTATGGCAGATAGTGTGGAAGGATTGAAATTATTGAATGATAAATATAATGTCCTGATCGTATCTTCTGCAACCGAATTTCCCGATAGCCTGATCGAAAAACAACAATGGCTGAATGAACATTTCCCGTTCATCACTTGGCAGCAAATGATTTTTTGCGGGCGGAAGGATAGTATAAAGGGAGATATTATGATTGACGATCATTTGAAGAATCTCCGGACTTTTGGAGGTAAGAAAGTGTTGTTCACCCAACCGCATAATATGAGCGTAAAGGATAAGATGTACCAAAGGGTGACAGGCTGGAAAGATATAATGGAGATTCTATAG
- a CDS encoding DeoR/GlpR family DNA-binding transcription regulator: MLKEERHQYILNRINQNYRIYITVLSAELGVSDDTLRRDLTELDERGLLTKVHGGAIAKSGIPIEFTDRLNTGIAAKQQMATKVIPLFHAGDILLMDGGTSNLEVAKQLPTDIPLSVYTNSFPIVNTLFNHPKLDLIFLGGKVFPSSQVTLGVSVFQALQTIRPDWLILGISDVHPQQGLTCPDREEAMIKRCMIERARKRIVLADSYKLNTAEAYHVASLGDIDYLVTEDNKKEYIRENWPAYSYKVL, from the coding sequence ATGCTAAAAGAAGAAAGACATCAGTACATATTAAACCGCATAAATCAGAATTACAGGATTTATATTACCGTACTAAGTGCAGAACTGGGTGTGTCGGACGACACCTTACGTCGTGACCTGACAGAATTGGACGAACGGGGCTTACTGACCAAGGTACACGGAGGAGCAATCGCCAAATCCGGCATCCCTATCGAATTTACAGACCGACTGAACACGGGAATAGCCGCCAAGCAGCAGATGGCAACCAAAGTTATCCCGTTATTCCATGCCGGAGATATCCTACTGATGGACGGGGGAACCTCCAACCTGGAAGTCGCCAAGCAACTCCCGACCGATATTCCTCTGTCGGTTTATACGAACAGTTTCCCGATAGTCAACACGCTATTCAACCATCCCAAGCTCGACCTGATATTTTTGGGAGGGAAAGTGTTCCCTTCTTCCCAGGTCACGCTCGGAGTTTCCGTCTTCCAGGCATTACAAACGATAAGACCGGACTGGCTGATCCTGGGAATCAGCGATGTGCATCCCCAACAAGGATTAACCTGCCCGGACCGGGAAGAGGCCATGATAAAACGATGTATGATAGAACGGGCACGGAAACGGATCGTCCTGGCAGACAGTTATAAACTGAATACGGCAGAAGCCTACCATGTTGCTTCGCTGGGAGATATAGATTATCTGGTCACGGAAGATAACAAGAAAGAGTATATCAGGGAGAATTGGCCGGCTTATTCATATAAGGTTTTATAA
- a CDS encoding permease — MKLFNRILVSIALIAAGICLFSCDNDSEGFGFTEKNGLPSAFKTDNQTIYLSYSGNQLLKMMKKDGSTTSFNYEGNELRSVSFAPPADPNIADGHGSSDFEREGNKILVKSCGEPSLDVSYNQEIELDENGLPIKITDLGAFQMTSEGYNKIGDGKNYLILSFDSSTKNLLKLEIFSLEDSRLITTHTFTYNNQPGSMSQVELPLWFFSFWFQKSSYSTGTYPRQFLNHQNTLTEETITDGETGNTQTIHYKYTYNKSSYPVSVDTEEESMEIRY; from the coding sequence ATGAAACTATTCAATCGTATTCTTGTATCAATAGCTTTGATAGCTGCAGGCATCTGCCTGTTTTCATGTGATAATGACAGCGAAGGTTTCGGTTTTACCGAAAAAAACGGCCTTCCCAGTGCATTTAAGACAGATAATCAAACAATTTACCTGTCGTATTCCGGTAATCAACTACTAAAGATGATGAAAAAAGACGGCTCCACCACCTCATTCAACTATGAAGGGAATGAACTTCGCAGTGTCTCTTTCGCCCCTCCGGCAGATCCCAATATCGCAGATGGACATGGATCGAGTGATTTCGAAAGGGAAGGAAACAAAATTTTAGTAAAAAGTTGCGGAGAACCCAGCCTGGATGTTTCCTATAATCAGGAAATTGAACTGGATGAAAACGGATTACCGATCAAAATAACAGACCTGGGTGCATTTCAAATGACGAGTGAAGGATATAACAAAATAGGAGATGGAAAAAACTATTTGATATTATCCTTTGACTCATCAACAAAGAACCTGTTAAAACTCGAAATATTCAGTCTTGAAGATTCAAGACTTATTACAACCCACACTTTTACATACAATAATCAACCAGGATCAATGAGTCAAGTTGAATTACCATTATGGTTCTTCAGTTTTTGGTTCCAAAAGAGTTCATACTCGACAGGAACATATCCCCGTCAGTTTCTCAACCATCAAAACACACTGACAGAGGAAACGATCACGGATGGTGAGACCGGTAACACCCAAACCATACATTATAAATATACTTATAATAAGAGCTCATATCCGGTATCGGTCGACACTGAAGAAGAGAGCATGGAAATAAGGTACTAA
- a CDS encoding tyrosine-protein phosphatase — protein MRKNLSYYLLLLFCVSGLFVSCGDDDDEKPTIGYSGKDVSGDAGITRDKETKKAVLSVTSDKAWELYAGSTAEDIDMNTPCLTGDGKGAFDLSGDATKRQLFLFKNSEGQALLAERLLPVHGYNFRDLGGIKNSEGKYVRWGRLFRTDEMNKLDNADLTYLASTGLKTVVDFRTSTEKEGGLGGMLPAAPDKLPSTVKNPYNLEINAGNIFSDEIIGSISKGLSEEETAQIMIDGYIEMVSYDDYVAKYKEFFKYVQDENSLPLSYHCSAGKDRTGVATMLILSALGVDKATIMQDYMLSKQYIAGKYDSYLKYYPQIAPLVTVDEKYLNAAYDKIDEKYGSMTKFLTETLGVDLDKMKQLYLY, from the coding sequence ATGAGAAAGAATTTATCTTACTATTTATTGCTGCTGTTTTGTGTCTCCGGACTGTTTGTTTCTTGTGGAGACGATGATGATGAAAAACCAACAATTGGCTATTCTGGTAAAGACGTAAGCGGAGATGCCGGGATTACCCGCGATAAAGAAACGAAGAAAGCTGTGCTGAGTGTGACTTCCGATAAAGCATGGGAGTTATATGCCGGTTCAACAGCAGAAGATATCGATATGAATACACCTTGTCTGACAGGTGATGGCAAAGGGGCTTTCGATTTAAGTGGGGATGCTACGAAGAGACAACTTTTCTTATTCAAGAACTCGGAAGGTCAGGCTTTGCTGGCGGAAAGACTTTTACCTGTACATGGGTATAACTTCAGAGACCTGGGTGGTATAAAGAATAGTGAGGGTAAATATGTTCGTTGGGGTAGATTGTTCCGTACGGATGAAATGAATAAACTGGATAATGCCGATCTTACTTATCTAGCCAGTACAGGATTGAAGACAGTGGTCGATTTCCGTACTTCTACAGAAAAAGAAGGCGGGCTGGGCGGTATGCTGCCGGCAGCACCGGACAAATTACCTTCTACGGTAAAGAATCCTTATAATTTAGAGATCAATGCTGGTAATATATTCTCTGATGAGATCATAGGAAGCATCTCGAAAGGTCTTAGTGAGGAGGAAACTGCTCAGATCATGATAGATGGTTATATCGAAATGGTAAGCTATGACGACTATGTAGCTAAGTATAAAGAGTTTTTTAAATATGTTCAGGATGAGAACTCTTTGCCGTTAAGCTATCATTGTTCGGCAGGTAAGGACCGTACCGGAGTGGCTACTATGCTTATTTTGTCAGCTCTCGGTGTAGATAAGGCGACGATCATGCAAGATTATATGCTTAGCAAGCAATATATCGCAGGTAAGTATGATTCCTATCTGAAATATTATCCTCAGATTGCCCCGTTGGTAACCGTCGATGAAAAATACCTGAATGCCGCCTATGATAAAATAGACGAAAAGTACGGTTCCATGACTAAGTTCCTTACTGAAACATTAGGTGTGGATCTTGATAAAATGAAACAGCTATACTTATATTGA
- a CDS encoding ABC transporter permease codes for MKAIFRNFQVTLQRFRLASILNLLGLSVAFAAFIIILIQVRYERTFDTSYKKSGRIYRIESTLIPTESNLSSREAYSSFLARPLIEMLLPSAPRIEAYSIMYGASSEIYAKYKTAEGEERGMILPIRKVSAGITDVFDMEILEGTAGSLSEPGKALLPESLAQKMYGQASPVGRQIFLPDGTFFTIGAVYKDFPENTSIVNDIKINLADAYKNDWTDWALTLFVALSPEASPEEAAGQLTDFFEKTGLGKQMGFTQPVTFRLDPIESIYYRHDINLDITPKGNRMITYILLSIALLVVAIATVNFLNFSAALTPARIRSINIRKVLGESTTSLRFALIFEALGIYLLAFFLALCWVWLFHKAGLSSILLAPAELLKNTGVLWHTFLLAGTAGIVTGIYPAFYMTSFHPALILKGTFGMSPTGRTIRIALTGFQFLISTGLIISSLFIWLQNRYMYHMEGIINNSRIVTVTLDKEIMSGHGDMLIGKLKSTPSIADVATSDWPVGFLDYYLYTYSKSPQDEDIMYYFIPVSYNFTEMMGIEIIEGRNFDKTDQTAPGEKLLLNELAARQFNVKPGDKLANGSQVIGIIKDFHFMNLRKKIEPMALKSGQSQNPILQPTLYIRTTGNAYAAVKKIKDCIAEIDPLYPVEIKFYDQLFEQAYQKERNTSVQISMFSLLTIIISLMGVFGLVTFETQYRRKEIGIRKIMGATVTEIFVIFYKKFAWIVFVSFLLAAPVAWYGLNKWLQAFAYRTTLQGWVFIFSLLIVLIITFVTVTLQSWQVATSDPVHSLKSE; via the coding sequence ATGAAAGCAATCTTCCGAAATTTCCAGGTCACACTCCAACGGTTCAGACTGGCTTCCATACTAAACCTACTTGGATTGAGTGTTGCATTTGCCGCCTTTATCATTATTCTGATTCAAGTGCGGTATGAACGTACTTTCGATACCTCTTATAAGAAGTCCGGCCGCATCTATCGCATCGAGTCAACATTGATACCTACCGAATCGAATCTTTCCTCCCGGGAAGCATATTCCTCCTTTTTAGCACGACCGCTGATTGAGATGTTACTTCCCTCCGCTCCCCGGATAGAGGCTTATTCCATCATGTACGGAGCATCATCCGAAATATATGCTAAATACAAAACGGCAGAGGGAGAAGAACGAGGAATGATCCTTCCGATACGCAAAGTATCAGCGGGTATTACAGATGTATTTGATATGGAAATACTTGAAGGCACAGCCGGTTCCCTGTCTGAACCGGGTAAAGCATTGTTACCTGAAAGCCTGGCACAAAAAATGTACGGACAAGCCTCTCCTGTCGGCAGGCAAATCTTCTTACCGGATGGTACTTTCTTCACGATAGGTGCCGTCTACAAAGATTTTCCGGAAAACACCAGCATAGTGAACGATATAAAGATCAACCTGGCAGACGCATATAAAAACGACTGGACAGACTGGGCGTTAACCCTTTTCGTAGCGCTGTCACCGGAAGCATCTCCGGAAGAAGCAGCCGGACAACTGACAGATTTCTTCGAGAAAACAGGATTGGGGAAACAGATGGGATTTACCCAACCGGTAACTTTCCGGCTTGACCCGATAGAAAGTATTTACTACCGGCACGATATAAACCTTGATATTACGCCCAAAGGAAACCGCATGATAACATATATCCTGTTATCCATCGCATTACTGGTTGTCGCTATCGCCACCGTCAATTTTCTGAATTTCTCTGCGGCACTCACTCCGGCACGGATAAGAAGCATAAACATACGGAAAGTGTTGGGAGAATCGACCACGTCACTCCGCTTCGCTCTTATTTTCGAAGCTCTGGGTATCTATCTGCTCGCATTTTTTCTGGCTTTATGCTGGGTATGGCTTTTCCATAAGGCTGGTCTTTCATCCATACTTCTCGCACCAGCTGAACTTCTAAAGAATACGGGAGTACTTTGGCACACGTTTCTTCTGGCAGGAACCGCAGGTATAGTAACAGGGATATATCCGGCATTCTACATGACTTCCTTCCACCCGGCACTGATCCTGAAAGGTACATTCGGCATGAGTCCGACCGGTCGTACAATCCGGATAGCGTTAACTGGGTTCCAGTTTCTGATATCAACCGGGCTCATTATATCTTCCCTTTTTATATGGCTGCAAAACAGGTACATGTATCATATGGAAGGGATAATCAACAACAGCCGGATCGTAACGGTCACACTGGATAAAGAGATCATGTCCGGACATGGAGATATGTTGATCGGGAAACTGAAGTCAACTCCGTCGATAGCAGATGTAGCCACTTCGGACTGGCCTGTCGGTTTTCTGGATTATTATCTTTATACGTATAGCAAATCTCCGCAGGATGAAGATATCATGTATTACTTCATTCCTGTCTCTTATAACTTCACAGAGATGATGGGCATTGAAATCATTGAAGGCCGCAACTTCGATAAAACAGATCAGACTGCTCCCGGAGAGAAACTGCTGCTGAACGAATTGGCAGCCCGGCAGTTTAATGTAAAACCCGGCGACAAGCTTGCAAACGGCAGTCAGGTTATCGGTATTATCAAAGACTTCCACTTTATGAATCTCCGGAAGAAGATCGAACCGATGGCACTTAAATCCGGACAGTCCCAAAATCCGATTTTACAGCCAACCCTATATATACGCACAACGGGAAATGCTTACGCCGCTGTCAAAAAGATCAAAGACTGTATCGCAGAAATCGATCCGCTATACCCGGTTGAAATCAAGTTTTACGACCAACTATTCGAGCAGGCCTACCAAAAAGAACGGAACACGTCCGTTCAGATAAGCATGTTCAGCTTACTGACGATCATCATCTCGCTCATGGGAGTATTCGGACTGGTTACATTTGAAACTCAATACCGGCGGAAAGAAATAGGCATCCGAAAGATTATGGGGGCTACGGTAACGGAAATCTTTGTCATATTCTATAAAAAGTTTGCCTGGATAGTATTTGTCAGCTTTCTCCTTGCAGCACCGGTTGCCTGGTACGGACTGAATAAATGGTTACAGGCATTTGCTTACCGGACCACACTACAGGGCTGGGTATTCATCTTTTCATTGCTTATCGTTCTGATAATTACATTTGTTACAGTAACTTTACAGAGTTGGCAGGTGGCAACAAGCGATCCTGTACATTCGCTGAAAAGTGAATAA
- a CDS encoding sensor histidine kinase — translation MDMEKNKKLKVFIGTLIFSMLFALLFKWWTTGNPFHSTTILFGTIIFTIILISLSISNTFFGYFLAMPIKKVKMVIIPAFLLFMVIILLISLMVIGVQIYLFHLIMGLDTTHFINNLFEVEFPQTIKYYSVCALIASAFFFYSIWQQAVDREQQLREENLKYKYRTLKTQVNPHFLFNSLNTLSEIIYEDTRKADNYIQQLASIYRYILDNEETDLIPLKEEIRFVNRYFSLQKERDGEKIQLEINIRQIERYSIVPISLQILVENALKHNSASEKNPLRIIIQNEDDPFIVISNNMQKRSTWSNSPGTGLSNLKERVRLIMGKEMTIETEQNRFTVKLPINII, via the coding sequence ATGGATATGGAAAAGAACAAGAAACTAAAAGTATTTATCGGAACGCTGATATTCAGTATGCTATTTGCATTGCTTTTTAAATGGTGGACTACCGGCAATCCGTTTCATTCAACTACTATACTTTTCGGCACCATCATATTTACCATTATCCTGATCTCACTGAGCATCAGCAACACTTTTTTCGGCTACTTCCTCGCGATGCCGATAAAAAAGGTAAAGATGGTTATTATACCAGCCTTCCTCCTTTTTATGGTCATTATCTTACTGATATCTCTTATGGTCATCGGCGTGCAGATCTACCTGTTTCATCTGATCATGGGACTGGATACCACTCATTTTATAAACAACTTGTTTGAAGTGGAGTTTCCCCAAACCATCAAATATTATTCAGTCTGCGCTTTGATTGCTTCCGCTTTCTTCTTTTACAGTATCTGGCAGCAAGCGGTCGACCGTGAACAGCAACTAAGAGAAGAAAACCTGAAATATAAATACCGGACACTTAAAACACAGGTCAATCCTCATTTTCTGTTCAACAGCCTGAATACATTATCGGAAATTATTTATGAAGATACCAGGAAAGCAGACAATTACATTCAACAGCTTGCCTCCATCTACCGGTATATCCTGGATAACGAAGAGACCGACCTTATCCCGCTGAAAGAAGAGATAAGATTTGTCAACCGGTATTTCAGCCTTCAGAAAGAACGCGACGGAGAGAAAATCCAGTTAGAAATAAATATCCGGCAAATCGAAAGATACAGCATCGTCCCCATATCCTTACAGATATTAGTCGAGAATGCCCTCAAACACAATTCGGCATCCGAAAAGAATCCTCTGCGAATCATTATTCAGAATGAGGACGATCCGTTTATTGTAATTTCCAACAACATGCAAAAGCGAAGCACATGGAGTAACTCTCCCGGAACAGGATTATCCAATCTGAAAGAAAGAGTCAGACTGATCATGGGGAAAGAAATGACGATAGAGACTGAACAGAATCGATTTACAGTAAAATTACCAATCAACATTATATAA
- a CDS encoding LytR/AlgR family response regulator transcription factor translates to MRVLIIEDEQPAAHKLIRLLQEADKQTEVLDVLGSIELAINWLTNHPAPELIFMDIQLEDGISFEIFETCRIQTPVIFTTAYDAYALKAFKVNSVDYLLKPIAPEDLKAALEKFNTFHRQPVNYSRLESIINQLQPKTKERFLIKVGDHYRSIPTSSIDSFFILERSTFIQTATGKNYAIDHSLDKIEQLVDPGIFFRINRNCIVNYSAIRDIIAYSSSRLKLILNNQTEKEDMLVSRERVTEFKGWMDR, encoded by the coding sequence ATGAGAGTATTGATCATTGAAGACGAACAACCTGCAGCACATAAGCTGATCCGTTTATTGCAGGAGGCAGATAAACAGACAGAAGTCCTCGACGTGCTCGGCTCAATAGAACTGGCAATAAACTGGCTCACCAATCATCCGGCTCCCGAGCTGATCTTTATGGATATCCAACTGGAAGACGGGATCAGTTTCGAAATTTTTGAGACTTGCCGGATACAAACACCTGTGATCTTTACGACAGCCTACGACGCTTATGCCTTGAAAGCATTCAAGGTCAATAGTGTCGATTATCTTCTGAAACCAATAGCCCCGGAAGATCTGAAAGCCGCATTGGAAAAGTTCAACACGTTCCACAGGCAGCCGGTAAATTATTCCAGACTGGAATCCATCATAAACCAGCTACAGCCCAAAACAAAGGAGCGTTTCCTTATTAAAGTCGGTGACCATTACCGGTCGATACCGACCTCTTCCATCGATAGCTTTTTCATCCTGGAAAGAAGTACTTTTATCCAAACCGCTACCGGAAAGAATTATGCCATCGATCATTCCCTCGATAAGATAGAGCAACTGGTCGACCCCGGAATTTTCTTTCGCATCAACCGGAATTGCATTGTAAATTATTCTGCTATCCGGGACATTATAGCTTATTCTTCAAGCAGACTCAAACTCATTCTCAACAATCAGACAGAGAAAGAGGACATGCTCGTCAGCCGGGAACGGGTAACGGAGTTTAAGGGGTGGATGGATAGGTAA
- a CDS encoding tyrosine-type recombinase/integrase has translation MSLKYSTTTADYMQWDEMTNLVRRLSKDGDYKMSLLIAVGCFWGLRISDILSLRWETILYVDEFTILEKKTGKMRTIRINPQLKKHIAECYKQIQPVSVKSPILVSQKGTTFSIQRINVLLKDIKARYKVKVKNFSCHSLRKTFGRQVYNQNSENAELALVKLMELFNHSSVSITKRYLGLRQEEILETYDSLSF, from the coding sequence ATGAGTTTAAAATATAGTACGACTACTGCGGATTATATGCAATGGGATGAAATGACAAATCTGGTTAGGCGATTGAGTAAAGATGGAGATTATAAGATGTCTTTACTTATTGCCGTTGGTTGTTTCTGGGGATTAAGAATCTCTGATATTTTATCATTACGTTGGGAAACTATTCTTTATGTGGATGAGTTTACCATACTAGAGAAGAAAACAGGTAAGATGAGAACCATTCGTATTAATCCTCAACTAAAGAAACATATTGCAGAATGTTACAAGCAGATACAGCCTGTCAGTGTTAAGTCCCCTATTCTGGTAAGTCAGAAAGGCACAACCTTTTCTATACAGCGGATAAATGTACTGTTGAAAGATATTAAAGCTAGATACAAGGTGAAAGTAAAGAATTTCAGTTGTCATTCTCTTAGAAAGACATTTGGAAGGCAGGTTTATAATCAAAATTCAGAGAATGCAGAATTGGCATTAGTTAAATTGATGGAGTTATTTAATCATTCCAGTGTGTCGATCACTAAAAGGTATCTAGGACTAAGACAGGAAGAAATATTGGAGACTTACGATTCCCTCTCATTTTAG
- a CDS encoding JAB domain-containing protein: MEGILKVCDVKLTYNTKVKSSERPVIHNSEDTYRLLVDHVYNEGTIQYKEYLKLILLNNSSKVLGVSNISEGGINETSADIRIIMQAAILGNASSIILAHNHPSGSLKPSTQDDLVTANLRKAAKLFSITVLDHIIVTDSGYYSYLDEGRIL; the protein is encoded by the coding sequence ATGGAAGGGATATTGAAAGTATGTGATGTTAAATTAACGTACAATACCAAAGTGAAAAGTTCAGAAAGACCTGTTATTCATAATTCAGAGGACACATATAGGCTTTTAGTCGATCATGTGTACAATGAGGGTACGATCCAGTATAAGGAATATTTGAAACTTATATTGCTGAATAACTCTAGTAAGGTTTTAGGAGTAAGTAATATTTCAGAAGGTGGAATAAATGAAACGTCTGCTGATATACGAATAATTATGCAAGCAGCGATATTAGGGAATGCTTCCAGTATAATTTTAGCACATAATCACCCTAGTGGAAGTTTAAAACCTAGTACACAGGATGATTTAGTAACTGCGAATCTTAGAAAAGCAGCCAAACTATTTAGTATTACGGTATTAGATCACATAATAGTGACAGATAGCGGATATTATTCTTATCTGGATGAAGGGAGGATATTATGA